The following are encoded in a window of Acidobacteriota bacterium genomic DNA:
- a CDS encoding ABC transporter permease, which yields MLSTFLQDVRFAFRTFIKRPGFALVAILTLALGIGANSAIFSVINGVLLKPLLFPEPENVIKLWESMAGGFQGTVSPPNLKDWREQNTVFTKIAAFQYQNFGLQSKDAPERVRAATVSPEFFDVLGVQPQLGRVISEGEDQQGKHRVAVLSHQLWQDKFASDPGITGKTISLGGENYTVVGVMPASFRYPSRTTELWVPLVITPQQSAERGSHWLMTVARLKPGVSLEQANEQMNLIAKRIEQQYPGQLGRGVLLIRAQEEMVRNIRPALLMLLVAVGFVLLISCTNVANLLLARATTRRREIAIRLAMGAGRGRLIRQLLTESALLSLLGGTVGLMIAYWGVTGLVKLATGILPRANEVTLDGRVVGFTIALSLLTGIIFGLAPALQTSRADLQHDLKEGSAAAGNQRTWMRSLLVIGEIAAALILLVGASLLIKSFARLQQTESGVKTENVLTAGITLPEAKYDTGKAIAQFHKQMLERVSALPGVQSAGIISKLPMQEWGFNGSIQIEGQAPTRPGTRDSFVEFRVVSPDYFATLGIPLVAGRMLDNRDQENTSPSIVVNQTLVRQYLPGHDAIGKSVIVDNSKYQIIGVVGDVRQSGLAQNARAEIYWPYTQSPDTGLIQTVSLTVRATGNLEGLTSSVRNAVLSVDPGQPIHNVKTMEEVIADSVSDRRLNVLLLSLFAAVALTLALIGVYSVMSYLVAQSTREIGIRIALGAQMRDVLRLVVGQGMLLIAIGVAAGIVLAFALTRLMESLLYGVTATDPLTFVASPLIIIAVALIACLIPALRATKVDPMVALRYE from the coding sequence ATGCTTTCGACATTCTTGCAAGATGTACGGTTCGCGTTCCGCACCTTCATCAAACGACCCGGCTTCGCATTGGTTGCGATCCTGACGCTGGCGCTGGGCATTGGCGCCAACAGCGCGATTTTTAGCGTCATCAACGGCGTGTTGCTAAAACCGCTGCTGTTTCCCGAACCGGAAAACGTCATCAAGTTGTGGGAATCCATGGCGGGCGGATTCCAGGGAACGGTTTCGCCGCCAAACCTGAAAGACTGGCGCGAACAAAACACCGTGTTCACCAAAATTGCGGCGTTCCAGTACCAGAACTTCGGATTGCAAAGTAAAGATGCGCCGGAACGTGTTCGTGCGGCGACGGTTTCGCCGGAATTCTTTGACGTTCTGGGCGTGCAACCACAACTGGGTCGGGTCATTTCCGAAGGCGAAGACCAACAAGGTAAACATCGCGTCGCCGTGCTCAGCCATCAGCTTTGGCAAGACAAATTCGCTTCCGATCCCGGCATTACGGGAAAAACGATTTCGCTCGGCGGCGAGAACTACACCGTCGTGGGCGTGATGCCAGCCAGTTTCCGCTACCCGTCGCGCACCACTGAGCTGTGGGTTCCGCTGGTCATCACGCCGCAGCAAAGCGCCGAGCGCGGCAGTCACTGGTTGATGACCGTAGCCAGGTTGAAACCCGGCGTTTCGCTGGAACAGGCCAACGAACAAATGAACCTGATCGCCAAACGCATCGAGCAGCAATATCCGGGCCAGCTTGGCCGGGGCGTGCTGCTGATCCGCGCGCAGGAAGAAATGGTGCGCAACATACGGCCTGCACTGCTGATGCTGCTGGTCGCCGTCGGTTTTGTGCTGCTGATTTCCTGCACGAACGTGGCGAATTTGTTGCTGGCGCGTGCGACCACCCGCCGACGCGAAATCGCCATTCGATTGGCAATGGGCGCGGGGCGCGGACGGTTGATCCGGCAACTGCTGACGGAAAGCGCCTTGCTGTCTTTGTTGGGCGGCACAGTCGGTTTGATGATTGCGTATTGGGGAGTGACAGGCTTGGTCAAACTAGCGACGGGCATTTTGCCGCGCGCCAATGAAGTAACGTTGGACGGGCGCGTGGTGGGGTTCACCATTGCGCTTTCGCTATTGACGGGAATCATTTTCGGTCTGGCTCCCGCGCTGCAAACGTCGCGCGCCGATTTGCAGCACGATTTGAAGGAAGGCAGCGCCGCCGCGGGCAACCAGCGCACCTGGATGCGTAGTTTGTTGGTCATTGGCGAAATTGCCGCTGCGCTGATCCTGCTGGTCGGCGCTAGTCTGTTGATCAAAAGCTTCGCGCGGTTGCAGCAAACGGAAAGCGGCGTGAAGACCGAAAATGTGTTGACGGCGGGCATCACCTTGCCGGAAGCGAAATACGATACCGGCAAAGCCATCGCGCAATTTCACAAACAAATGCTGGAACGCGTTTCGGCGCTTCCCGGCGTGCAATCGGCGGGTATTATCAGCAAATTGCCGATGCAGGAATGGGGTTTCAACGGCAGCATTCAAATCGAAGGGCAAGCGCCGACGCGCCCCGGCACCCGCGATTCGTTCGTGGAGTTTCGCGTCGTCAGCCCGGACTATTTTGCGACGCTCGGCATTCCGCTCGTTGCCGGAAGAATGCTGGACAACCGCGACCAGGAAAACACATCGCCGTCCATCGTCGTCAATCAAACGCTGGTTCGCCAATATCTTCCCGGACATGATGCGATTGGGAAATCCGTTATTGTGGACAATTCGAAGTATCAGATCATCGGCGTCGTCGGAGACGTTCGGCAATCAGGACTGGCGCAAAACGCCAGGGCGGAAATTTACTGGCCTTACACACAAAGCCCTGACACGGGGCTGATCCAGACGGTTTCCCTGACGGTGCGAGCGACGGGAAATCTGGAGGGTTTGACTTCGTCGGTTCGTAACGCAGTGCTTTCCGTTGATCCGGGACAGCCAATTCACAACGTCAAAACAATGGAAGAAGTGATTGCGGATTCGGTGTCCGACCGGCGACTGAATGTGTTGCTGCTGAGTTTGTTCGCTGCGGTTGCGCTGACGCTGGCGCTGATCGGCGTGTATAGCGTGATGTCGTATCTGGTTGCGCAAAGCACACGCGAAATCGGCATTCGCATTGCCCTGGGTGCGCAAATGCGCGACGTGCTGCGACTGGTGGTCGGCCAGGGAATGTTGCTGATCGCCATCGGAGTCGCCGCTGGCATCGTGTTGGCGTTTGCGCTGACGCGATTGATGGAATCGCTGCTGTATGGCGTGACGGCCACAGACCCGCTGACCTTTGTCGCCTCTCCGCTGATTATCATTGCCGTGGCGCTGATTGCCTGTCTGATTCCGGCGCTGCGGGCGACGAAGGTGGACCCGATGGTCGCGCTGCGTTACGAATAA
- a CDS encoding c-type cytochrome codes for MPTKRPLILLLLISVFLFVACSKTPEKNTEQRAYTAQESLTKMHLSEDFNVEVFLNEPQVMSPVEMVFDENGRIYVAEMLDYPDDPPPGKPARSRIRMLEDLDGDGKYERNVIFADQVLEVSGLQPWKGGLIVTSAPDILWMKDTDGDGKADVRQVLFTGFPKVNPEARVTNPRYGIDNWIYFADHGREGRITSPAHPEQGSLLIRGTDFRYNPTKDIAENSSGIAQFGLTFDEWGNEFITENTTHLRQVVLPYKYLSRAPLLEVPAVALNIYENGKVPAQIFPLTGPQEWRKQRTALRQQRYDEQGLNRTEYVGGYFSGASGGTVYTGDAWPTEYRGSIFTGEVSANLIHRDTLSPDGVVFKAARAKEGVEFLASEDQWFRPCNFANAPDGNLYFTDIYRLFIETPESIPEEIKKGMNFYEGDTLGRIYKLTAKNPRTKRSLKLSLGTASTEELVKTLEHENGWHRMTAQRLIVERQDKGAIPFLKQLFEQTQSPLAKIHALWTLEGLSALDEYLVLEAMKDANPRVREHAVRLAENFVVWKTTQTAVLAMANDPDARVQFQTAFTLGEIPKNIQGVPQMDALADLAIRHADDQWFRLAVLSSVNDSAAQFFALLRKKNPGFDNKQLFAQLAALIGGKHDANELAGLLKLVASLKDPEPTLSGLGRGLKLADVKNLRVAGAEAILMKLLSSDDEALQKAAWETARFFELKGLVKKAMADAQNASLPEKTRVTAVRALRGGQFAAVSPVLDKLLSDQNAPELQAAAIESLSAFDDPGIASNLIVQWQKFSPDIRQKVLSALLSDRERMKVLLKALEEGKIERSMADPAMQAKLFDHPDKDVVERAHKFFKEENDERKTIVASYADALKLTGDVMRGRDLFASTCAKCHIPQAGRPRVGADLSGINNKTKEELLNSIMNPSETIEGRFVNYIVTTKDGRIEDGVLANETSGAVTLRNADRDVTILRKNIAEIRASAISLMPEGYEKTLTKQQIADIIAYLRGGL; via the coding sequence ATGCCAACGAAAAGACCCCTGATTCTCTTGTTGTTAATTTCTGTATTTCTATTTGTAGCTTGCAGTAAAACTCCGGAAAAGAACACCGAACAACGTGCTTACACCGCGCAGGAATCGCTGACCAAAATGCACCTCAGTGAAGACTTCAACGTCGAAGTCTTTCTGAACGAACCGCAGGTGATGTCGCCGGTCGAAATGGTCTTTGACGAAAACGGGCGCATTTATGTCGCAGAGATGCTGGATTACCCGGACGATCCACCGCCGGGCAAACCGGCTCGGTCACGAATTCGCATGCTGGAAGACCTTGATGGTGACGGCAAGTATGAACGCAATGTCATATTCGCCGATCAAGTGCTCGAAGTCAGCGGCTTGCAACCGTGGAAAGGCGGATTGATCGTCACCAGCGCGCCGGACATTTTGTGGATGAAAGATACTGACGGCGACGGCAAAGCCGATGTGCGGCAGGTCTTGTTCACGGGCTTTCCCAAAGTGAATCCTGAAGCGCGCGTGACCAATCCGCGCTACGGCATTGATAACTGGATTTACTTCGCCGATCACGGGCGCGAAGGCCGCATTACTTCGCCTGCGCATCCCGAACAGGGAAGCTTGCTGATTCGCGGAACGGATTTTCGTTACAACCCGACCAAAGATATTGCCGAAAACAGTTCCGGCATTGCGCAATTCGGGTTGACGTTTGATGAATGGGGCAATGAGTTCATCACCGAAAACACTACACACCTCCGCCAAGTGGTGTTGCCGTACAAATACCTGAGCCGCGCGCCACTGCTGGAAGTTCCCGCCGTTGCGCTGAACATTTACGAAAACGGCAAAGTTCCCGCGCAAATTTTCCCGCTGACGGGGCCGCAGGAATGGCGCAAGCAGCGTACGGCGCTACGTCAACAACGTTACGACGAACAGGGATTGAACCGCACCGAATACGTCGGCGGATATTTCAGCGGCGCCAGCGGCGGAACGGTCTACACCGGAGACGCCTGGCCAACGGAATATCGCGGCAGCATTTTCACCGGTGAAGTCAGCGCCAATTTGATTCACCGCGACACGCTGTCGCCCGACGGCGTTGTCTTCAAAGCCGCCCGCGCAAAAGAAGGCGTGGAATTTCTCGCTTCGGAAGATCAATGGTTCCGCCCGTGTAACTTTGCCAACGCGCCTGACGGCAATTTGTATTTCACGGACATTTACCGTCTGTTCATCGAAACGCCGGAATCCATTCCCGAAGAAATCAAAAAAGGAATGAACTTTTACGAAGGCGACACACTAGGGCGGATCTACAAATTGACGGCCAAAAATCCGCGTACCAAACGGAGTTTGAAGCTGAGCCTTGGTACGGCGAGCACTGAAGAATTGGTCAAAACCCTGGAACATGAAAACGGCTGGCACCGGATGACGGCACAGCGCTTGATTGTCGAGCGCCAGGACAAAGGGGCGATTCCTTTTCTCAAGCAGTTGTTCGAACAGACCCAATCACCCCTCGCCAAGATTCATGCACTGTGGACGCTGGAAGGATTGTCGGCGCTGGACGAATATCTGGTCCTGGAAGCGATGAAAGACGCGAATCCGCGAGTTCGTGAACATGCTGTGCGGTTGGCGGAAAACTTCGTGGTGTGGAAAACGACGCAGACCGCAGTGTTGGCGATGGCAAACGATCCTGACGCGCGTGTGCAGTTCCAGACGGCATTTACGCTCGGTGAAATCCCCAAAAACATACAAGGCGTTCCTCAAATGGACGCGCTGGCCGATTTGGCGATCCGGCATGCCGATGATCAATGGTTTCGACTGGCCGTGCTGAGTTCCGTCAACGATTCCGCCGCACAGTTCTTTGCCTTGCTGCGAAAGAAAAATCCCGGCTTCGATAACAAACAACTTTTCGCGCAACTGGCAGCCTTGATCGGAGGCAAGCACGATGCGAATGAATTGGCTGGTTTGCTAAAGCTGGTCGCTTCGCTGAAAGACCCCGAACCGACGCTCAGCGGGTTAGGCAGAGGCTTGAAGCTGGCCGATGTCAAAAACCTGCGCGTCGCCGGAGCCGAAGCCATCTTGATGAAACTGCTCAGCAGCGACGACGAAGCTCTGCAAAAAGCTGCCTGGGAAACCGCGCGCTTCTTTGAACTCAAAGGCTTGGTGAAAAAGGCGATGGCCGATGCGCAAAACGCCAGCTTGCCGGAAAAAACGCGCGTGACGGCGGTGCGCGCCTTGCGCGGAGGGCAATTCGCTGCGGTTTCGCCCGTGCTGGACAAATTGCTGAGCGATCAAAATGCTCCGGAGTTGCAAGCCGCGGCCATCGAATCACTCTCAGCGTTTGACGATCCGGGTATTGCGTCAAACCTGATCGTGCAATGGCAAAAGTTCTCGCCGGACATTCGCCAAAAAGTATTGTCGGCGTTGCTCAGCGACCGGGAGCGCATGAAGGTGTTGTTGAAGGCGTTGGAAGAGGGAAAGATCGAACGCTCGATGGCTGATCCGGCGATGCAGGCGAAGCTCTTCGATCATCCTGACAAAGACGTGGTGGAGCGTGCTCATAAATTCTTCAAGGAGGAAAACGACGAACGCAAAACCATTGTCGCCAGTTACGCCGATGCCTTGAAGCTGACGGGCGATGTGATGCGCGGGCGTGACTTGTTCGCCTCAACCTGCGCCAAATGCCACATTCCGCAAGCCGGTCGTCCACGCGTCGGCGCCGACCTGTCGGGCATCAACAACAAAACCAAAGAAGAGTTGTTGAATTCGATCATGAATCCCAGCGAAACCATCGAAGGTCGCTTCGTCAATTACATCGTGACGACCAAAGATGGCCGCATCGAAGACGGCGTGCTGGCCAATGAAACTTCTGGAGCCGTGACGCTTCGCAACGCCGACCGCGACGTAACGATATTACGAAAGAACATCGCCGAAATCCGCGCTTCGGCGATTTCCTTGATGCCGGAAGGCTACGAAAAGACGCTGACCAAACAGCAAATCGCCGACATCATCGCTTACCTGCGAGGCGGTCTGTAA
- a CDS encoding TonB-dependent receptor, translating into MKNIRQTIYLLCLLLLASSVAYAQLSGGSLTGTVTDSNGSVVAKAKVTATHVASGRAFETTTTSEGLYALPNLEVGAYKITVEASGFKKLTLDGVVVYLGNRTVSDAKLEAGNVTDQVTVTAEAAQLQSTTTEVGVTFSPKLLVDAPISGAGIRNPEAFIGFQPGVTNGAGAEGGISGGQRRSKEILIDGANATNPESGGVAFNGLPSVEAIGEFRLINNTFAAEYGRTGGGIESFITKSGGRDFHGTVYDFHTSSALSAAAWATKATPLGAGVVAVKPKYHGNTYGGAIGGPIYLPKKIFGPVGGYNEDKTRSFFFFTTENYRRSDSSSSFRSLPTAKMRTGDFSELLPGRLIYDPVTGQPFPGNIIPQNRFSAVSRNILPLIPATTTSGLLNNYLATIQTTARQNSWSLKVNHNITEKHILGFFYTWQDLGSIQTGPLPQPLQGGGTTSYSANRPTFTRFNYDYIITPTLNLHVTYGMTRLRQIFDNDQVGQGWPQKLGLKGVSEGDTNSFPVVTFATDGYTAYADTNGNKTKGTQYNFTDHLRADVSWVRGNFNWKFGADHRWMRTTGKPLSTGGFDDAGVQGVFQFAANQTASAANVSGSGNSFASFLLGLVDNASRTYNASAISANFGYNAWYAQTDWRIRPNITLNLGLRYEIPLARSTSPTGFTSFDPNITDPHSGLKGATAYLGDCNGCINKDRFADTDYSSIGPRLGLAWSVNQKTVVRLGYGIYYAAGNGLTGGFCLRCANGYGTTAGLSRAGTTGAALNWDNGFVPPSTFLLPPVIDPSVSNAADDIYYITPDSGKAPRFQNYTISIQRELPWKLVGEIAYIGMRGTRVSSSHQPLNQLNPKYYPLGDLLNKRIDDPAVVAAGYKTPYANFIADWGAGATLARALRPFPQINGPVNNLYNPIGNSWYDSMQLKLDRRFGWVSLEANYTWSKSLTDASGTQTGGDASNRNPKTDRPYDPRAIELNKSLQYTDYPFIANVVAVIDLPFGKGQKFLSGGGVLDKFVGGWTISFTGNYTSGALALLNAPYTYPQWGFEYGRKRVNLVNGKPILTGISRQDLDPRDLTKRWWTTDFFTVPGTYELGNAPIYISELRDPHNYNDNMGFIKRTRISETVNIELRGEFFNIFNRTNFGIGGTPIRPNVVDTNPTTGRFGVTNGPRVGARVGQMALKINF; encoded by the coding sequence ATGAAAAACATTCGCCAGACGATTTATCTTCTCTGTCTCCTGCTTTTGGCGAGCAGTGTGGCTTACGCTCAATTGAGCGGCGGCTCACTGACGGGAACAGTCACCGACTCCAATGGCAGCGTTGTGGCCAAAGCAAAAGTCACTGCTACACACGTTGCCTCCGGGCGGGCATTTGAAACGACGACAACCAGCGAAGGGTTGTATGCCTTGCCGAACCTGGAAGTCGGAGCATACAAAATCACAGTTGAAGCTTCCGGCTTCAAAAAATTGACGTTGGATGGCGTCGTTGTTTACCTGGGAAACCGAACGGTAAGTGACGCCAAATTGGAAGCTGGCAACGTGACCGATCAAGTGACGGTTACCGCTGAAGCCGCGCAATTGCAATCCACAACGACAGAGGTCGGCGTCACCTTTTCGCCGAAACTGTTGGTGGATGCGCCGATCAGCGGCGCGGGCATTCGTAACCCCGAAGCGTTCATCGGTTTCCAACCCGGCGTCACCAATGGCGCGGGCGCGGAAGGCGGCATTTCCGGCGGTCAGCGACGATCCAAGGAAATTCTGATTGACGGCGCGAACGCGACAAACCCCGAATCGGGCGGTGTGGCGTTTAACGGGTTGCCATCAGTCGAAGCCATCGGCGAATTCCGGCTCATCAACAACACCTTTGCTGCAGAATATGGTCGCACAGGCGGCGGTATCGAATCGTTCATCACCAAATCGGGCGGACGTGATTTCCACGGCACCGTTTACGATTTTCACACTTCCAGCGCGCTGAGCGCTGCGGCCTGGGCGACCAAAGCGACTCCGTTGGGCGCGGGGGTGGTCGCGGTGAAGCCGAAATATCACGGCAATACTTATGGCGGCGCAATTGGTGGCCCGATCTATCTGCCGAAGAAAATCTTTGGCCCGGTGGGCGGCTACAACGAAGACAAAACCAGATCGTTTTTCTTCTTCACCACCGAAAACTATCGGCGCTCCGATTCTTCCTCCAGTTTCCGCAGCTTGCCCACTGCCAAAATGCGCACGGGTGATTTTTCTGAATTGCTGCCGGGCCGTTTAATTTATGATCCGGTGACGGGACAACCCTTTCCCGGCAATATCATTCCGCAAAACCGATTCAGCGCAGTTTCTCGAAACATTCTGCCGTTGATTCCGGCGACGACGACCTCAGGCTTGCTCAACAACTATCTGGCGACCATTCAAACGACCGCTCGCCAGAATTCCTGGAGCCTGAAGGTGAATCACAACATCACCGAAAAACACATTCTGGGATTCTTTTATACCTGGCAGGATCTCGGTTCGATCCAAACCGGGCCGTTGCCGCAACCGTTGCAGGGGGGCGGTACGACATCGTATTCGGCCAATCGTCCGACTTTCACGCGCTTCAATTACGATTACATCATCACGCCGACGCTGAATTTGCACGTCACTTACGGCATGACGCGGTTGCGTCAGATTTTCGACAACGATCAGGTTGGTCAGGGCTGGCCGCAAAAATTAGGGTTGAAAGGTGTGTCGGAAGGCGATACCAACTCCTTCCCGGTCGTTACCTTTGCGACCGATGGGTACACTGCATACGCCGACACCAACGGCAACAAAACCAAAGGTACGCAGTATAACTTCACCGACCATTTGCGCGCGGATGTGAGTTGGGTGCGCGGCAATTTCAACTGGAAGTTCGGCGCGGACCATCGTTGGATGCGCACCACCGGCAAACCGCTGTCAACCGGCGGGTTTGACGATGCGGGCGTGCAAGGCGTTTTCCAATTCGCTGCCAACCAAACGGCCAGCGCCGCCAACGTTTCCGGTTCGGGCAACTCGTTTGCCAGTTTCCTGCTTGGTTTGGTGGACAACGCTTCGCGCACGTACAACGCCAGCGCGATTTCGGCGAACTTCGGATATAACGCCTGGTACGCGCAAACCGATTGGCGCATCCGTCCGAACATCACGCTCAACCTGGGCTTGCGCTACGAAATTCCGCTGGCGCGTTCGACCAGCCCAACGGGCTTTACGTCATTCGATCCGAACATCACCGATCCGCATTCGGGCTTGAAGGGCGCGACGGCTTACCTGGGCGATTGCAATGGCTGCATCAACAAGGATCGTTTTGCAGACACCGATTACAGCAGCATCGGCCCGCGTCTTGGGTTGGCGTGGTCAGTTAATCAGAAAACGGTTGTCCGTTTGGGCTATGGCATTTACTACGCCGCAGGTAATGGACTGACAGGCGGTTTCTGCCTGCGCTGCGCAAATGGTTATGGAACCACGGCGGGGTTGTCGCGCGCTGGAACGACCGGAGCAGCGCTCAATTGGGACAACGGTTTCGTGCCGCCGTCCACTTTCCTGCTGCCGCCGGTGATTGATCCGTCGGTCAGCAATGCGGCGGATGACATCTATTACATCACGCCGGATTCGGGAAAAGCGCCGCGCTTCCAGAACTACACGATCAGCATTCAACGCGAATTGCCCTGGAAACTGGTCGGTGAAATCGCCTATATCGGCATGCGCGGCACGCGCGTTTCGTCCAGCCACCAACCGCTGAATCAGCTCAATCCGAAGTATTATCCATTGGGCGATTTGCTGAACAAACGCATTGACGATCCGGCGGTGGTTGCGGCGGGCTACAAAACCCCGTACGCCAACTTCATCGCGGATTGGGGCGCTGGTGCCACGCTGGCGCGCGCGTTGCGACCGTTCCCGCAAATCAATGGTCCGGTCAACAACCTCTATAACCCGATCGGCAATTCATGGTACGACTCGATGCAACTCAAACTGGATCGCCGGTTCGGTTGGGTTTCGCTCGAAGCCAACTACACCTGGTCGAAATCCTTGACGGATGCTTCGGGTACGCAAACGGGCGGCGACGCTTCCAACCGCAATCCGAAGACTGACCGTCCGTATGATCCGCGAGCGATTGAACTGAACAAGAGCTTGCAGTACACGGATTATCCGTTCATCGCCAACGTCGTGGCGGTGATTGACTTGCCGTTCGGTAAGGGGCAGAAATTCCTGAGCGGCGGCGGCGTGCTCGATAAATTCGTCGGCGGCTGGACAATCAGCTTCACCGGCAATTACACCAGCGGCGCACTGGCACTGTTGAATGCTCCATACACTTATCCGCAATGGGGATTTGAGTATGGTCGTAAGCGCGTCAATCTGGTCAATGGAAAGCCGATTCTGACGGGCATCAGCCGGCAGGATTTGGACCCGCGCGATTTGACCAAACGCTGGTGGACGACCGATTTCTTCACCGTCCCGGGCACGTACGAATTGGGCAACGCGCCGATTTACATCAGTGAATTGCGCGATCCTCACAACTACAACGACAACATGGGATTCATCAAACGCACGCGCATCAGCGAAACGGTGAACATCGAATTGCGCGGCGAATTCTTCAACATCTTCAACCGTACGAACTTCGGCATTGGCGGCACCCCGATTCGTCCCAACGTGGTGGATACCAATCCGACCACCGGACGTTTCGGCGTCACCAATGGCCCGCGTGTCGGCGCGCGTGTCGGACAGATGGCGTTGAAGATTAACTTCTAA
- a CDS encoding Uma2 family endonuclease has product MATPQTRLKISPEEYLRFEREAEERHEFDNGRIYAMAGEGVNHNRIYINLVALMNTQLKEKNCEAFSLNMKIGINTAGKFVYPDLSIVRGKPIFHDTEKDVLLNPKMIVEVLSPSTEKYDRSAKFQAYQQLESLTDFLLISQDKPLVEHFARQSSGQWLYTAYKGLESIVQLPSIECGVPLAELYERVEFPPEDELEPEV; this is encoded by the coding sequence ATGGCGACGCCACAAACTCGGTTGAAGATTTCGCCGGAAGAGTATTTGCGGTTTGAACGGGAAGCCGAAGAACGTCACGAATTTGATAACGGGCGAATTTACGCGATGGCAGGCGAAGGGGTAAATCACAACCGCATTTACATCAATCTGGTGGCGTTGATGAATACTCAGTTGAAAGAGAAAAACTGCGAAGCCTTTTCGCTGAACATGAAAATTGGCATTAACACAGCGGGAAAGTTCGTTTATCCCGACCTGTCCATTGTGCGTGGAAAACCGATTTTTCACGACACAGAAAAAGACGTACTGTTAAATCCCAAAATGATTGTCGAAGTGCTTTCTCCCTCGACGGAAAAATACGACCGTAGCGCCAAGTTTCAAGCCTACCAGCAACTCGAATCGTTGACGGATTTCCTACTAATTTCACAGGACAAACCCCTGGTCGAACATTTCGCGCGGCAAAGTAGTGGTCAATGGTTGTACACAGCTTACAAAGGTTTGGAGTCCATCGTTCAATTGCCGTCCATCGAATGCGGAGTGCCGCTCGCTGAACTGTACGAACGTGTTGAATTTCCACCGGAAGACGAACTGGAACCAGAAGTGTAG